The bacterium genomic sequence AAACACGTTCTGCGGCGAAATACTCCGGACATAGAGTTATCTCTGTTCAAGTCCAGCGGCAGTCAGCTAATCACTGGAAAGTTCTTTCCTGGGAAGAAAACTAGTTTGTTATTTTTTTATTGCAATGTAACGAATCAAACTTCTCAAGCGGTGTAGATTGCAAGAATACTTCTCTTATCAGAGAAAGAACTCTATGAACTGCAAAGCGAAATTAGAACTTTCACATTCTCCATTGTTAAGTGAATGGTTTTTAATCTGACTGATGAACGAGATTTTGGATATCGCTAAGTAACTTTTTTGCTGGTAGAAAATCCGGTTGGATTTGCAGAGTAATAGCAGCTTCTTTAGCTGCTTCAGTGAATTTATTCTGTTCAAACAACGAGACCGCTAACCCAAAATGCGCAATCGCCCGAGTTGAATCTAATGAAATCGACCGACGATAAATCGTTTCTGCTCGGGTGAACTCACCTGCTTTTATCAATGAGATACCGAAATTATTTAGCGCACCGATATTATCCGGTTCAGCGAGAAGCAGTTTTTCATAAATCGGGATAGCTTCACTTGGTTTTCCGACCTGGTCAAGCGCTATACCCAGGTGATAATAGGTTAGGGTGTGGTGCGGAGCATATTTGATTGACTGTTCATAGTACGGAATTGCTTTTTCTGGTAGATTACGATTCAAAAAGTATTTTCCGAGTTCATAATATGCTAATCCTTTTTCTAAAGAAGTTTTATCTAAGATTATTTCAACGAACCGAGCGTGTTGCGGGAAATAATCAAGGGTTAAATATGCTAAATTATCAATAAAAGGAATTGGACTGATAATATTTAAACTCCACGGATTATATACGCCGATGAATGAAATTAATATTGACCAGACCAAACAGAGAACCCCAATAATTTTTTTTACGCGACGAATAATTTCGTTTGCATTCAATCCTACAAAATAAAGTAATAGCGGAATTGAAGTAATAATCCAGCGAAGACCGTAGCTTGTTCCGCCGAAATCGCTAATCTGAATTGCGTATGCTGTTAAAGTGCCGAAAAATATGGTTAAACTCGATAACCGTAGATAATTGAAAAATGTATCGTTAATCCAATATTTTTTTATAAATACTTTAAGGCAATCGGCAATGCCAAAAAGCAATATTGGCGAAAATAGTAATATCCCGCGATAGCCGAACAGCATGTGCCAATACTGACCTGCGATAGTTTTACCAAATAAACGTTTCTTACCGATTTCGGAAACCAAAACTGAACCGGGGTATTGATAATATTCCGTATGTAGATATGCGGGAACGAGATCGCCGGTCAATGCGTAATTCACCGTAAAATGTGTTAGTAAAGGAATACCAATCCCTAAACCAAAATAGAGATAATCCTGCACTCGATGATTCCGCCAAAAATAAATCAAACTAAACGAAATTAACACTAATCCGCCAGCAGGTAAATCCAGCGTGAAAGTCATTGCGGAAAAGAATCCGAGCCAGAACGTTCGCCAATGAGAATGCTGTACCTGAACATATGATTGTATCAGTAAATAAAGCGATAGCGTCGCTGTTCCTGCCGCTGCCAGATGGTTGGTCAAGGTTCCACTAAACGGTAACATAAGTGTTCCAAGCCAAGCTGATAGGAATAAAACGAGACGAAGATTGAAGGTTATCCCTTGCTGTTCAAATAATTTGTTTAATAGAAAACAGGTTATTCCTAGAGGAACAACGGATAAAAAAAAGGTTAGCCAATAATAGATGAGTTTAAAATGTTCTGTTAAATTCAAATGCAATATATGGTAGAAAATAAAATATATTCCGCTACCGAGAATGGCTAACATCGGCGGTTTATCCGAGTATGTTTTACCATCAATTTTGATAATATCAACAGCTAATGGAAGAATCGATTTATCGATGCATAACGAATGTTGTTCAACGATACTCTGGATTGTTGCGATTCGAGAAGCATCATGCGGCGAGCCGATACCAGCTTTGATGAACAGCATACCAACGACAAGTGGAAGAAGTAACGTTGCTATTGAGAAAATATAATCAGTCTTATTTTGTAGTTTTGATATCATAAATGAAAATCGAATAACTAACACGGTCGCTCGGTTCGTAATTTCGTAACCAAGCGAATTTATTCGGTTCATCAAGTTCAATTCCAAACAGATGATTTACACTTATTCCCATGCGTCCTGGCTGCGGGTTTGTCGGTAACGGTAGTGATTCGATTCCATAGATTTGCGGCGGAACCGGTCCGAAACAGGATAAATGCATTTCTTTGATTTGGTTTTTATCGAGGTAACGTTTTAATCGCAGCATATCCTGACCCCAATCAAGATTCGAATCGAGTAGATATTTATACCCTTGCGACGGCCCGCCGATTAGCTCGTTGAAATATGCTAAAAAATTCGGTGCAATCCATAAACTGGAAACGAAATACCACGCTGCAAGAGTTCCTACGATAAGTTTTTTCTTCGGGATTTGAAGTGTAATCGCTTGCCCAGCGAGTATCGCAAAAAA encodes the following:
- a CDS encoding tetratricopeptide repeat protein; translation: MISKLQNKTDYIFSIATLLLPLVVGMLFIKAGIGSPHDASRIATIQSIVEQHSLCIDKSILPLAVDIIKIDGKTYSDKPPMLAILGSGIYFIFYHILHLNLTEHFKLIYYWLTFFLSVVPLGITCFLLNKLFEQQGITFNLRLVLFLSAWLGTLMLPFSGTLTNHLAAAGTATLSLYLLIQSYVQVQHSHWRTFWLGFFSAMTFTLDLPAGGLVLISFSLIYFWRNHRVQDYLYFGLGIGIPLLTHFTVNYALTGDLVPAYLHTEYYQYPGSVLVSEIGKKRLFGKTIAGQYWHMLFGYRGILLFSPILLFGIADCLKVFIKKYWINDTFFNYLRLSSLTIFFGTLTAYAIQISDFGGTSYGLRWIITSIPLLLYFVGLNANEIIRRVKKIIGVLCLVWSILISFIGVYNPWSLNIISPIPFIDNLAYLTLDYFPQHARFVEIILDKTSLEKGLAYYELGKYFLNRNLPEKAIPYYEQSIKYAPHHTLTYYHLGIALDQVGKPSEAIPIYEKLLLAEPDNIGALNNFGISLIKAGEFTRAETIYRRSISLDSTRAIAHFGLAVSLFEQNKFTEAAKEAAITLQIQPDFLPAKKLLSDIQNLVHQSD